The sequence below is a genomic window from Candidatus Nealsonbacteria bacterium.
AAATCCTCCGGTCTTCGATAGTCATTCCTTTTGGGGCTTTACGAGAAAGGAGTGGCATATCATTTTTCACCTGCTCTCGATATGCAATTCGTTCTATTGTAATAGCAGTTTCCTCAAGATTTCGAGTGGGGATTACTGAAATTCCAAGCTTATATGAGATAAAGGCAAGGGCTCCGTAAATTGATGAGATTTTCATTCCTACTTTCTTGAAAACGTTATCATTTAATCCTTCTAAGATTAATATGGGCGTCAAATAGGTGTCCTTTAAGCGAATTAACTGTTCAAAAAGGCGATTGTCCATAATAGATGAGACAAAATCAAATCCTTCTTTTCTTTCGATAGCTACCTCTTCTGAGATAATAATATCTGCTATATCTAACTGTTCCGAAACGTAAGTGATGATATCCTTCTTTTTATCTAAAAGAGCTTTTAATTTACGCTCCCTATTATCTACTATGATGTGGAGCAAATCTTTAGGTGGATTGTCTTTTACAGGAAGTTTATTTAGTGTCATGATAGGGTAATATTTCTTGAGTTTATAAAAGAAAAATAATTCAAAAAAATAGAGGAGGTATGAAATTTATAGATTTCCAACAAGTTTAGTTTAGATTTTAGTCTTGCATTCTGAAATATGTTTGCATTGTTTCTTACGGAAGGTAAATTGAGGGCATGTACAACTCCAAGAACCATCAGCTTTTAATGTTATAGTATACGATTTATTCGCATTACTGGAGCTCTTTACTATCCAATGCTTATCCTTAGCGGTGGATTTTACTTTACTCTTCTCAAGTTTTCCAATAGTAACGTGGCGTATGAATTTCACTAAGAGACCTTGAAACTTGTCTTTAATCAGCTTACCTTTCACTTCAATCCTATCCCCAATCTTCAATAAACTTTTGGTATATAACCCTTCACTCAGCCTAATCGTTAATTCTGGTACGGTCTTTTTCTCGACTATTGCATCTTTCAAGGTTAGTAGATAATAAGCAGTTTCTTTTCCCTCATACTCATATGACTT
It includes:
- a CDS encoding SWIM zinc finger family protein — its product is MTNTIKGFRVVNEQAGEIEIDFEWYKEMSKAFVCITDKNISDLEFDCDCSLGSSGGMCGHFWLGVIFSFKKNFFNISNWTLFELPQEFIRKIENIEIIETKSGALLLTDKASDNFLLQEYIGSEISVKNGEILRSERKSYEYEGKETAYYLLTLKDAIVEKKTVPELTIRLSEGLYTKSLLKIGDRIEVKGKLIKDKFQGLLVKFIRHVTIGKLEKSKVKSTAKDKHWIVKSSSNANKSYTITLKADGSWSCTCPQFTFRKKQCKHISECKTKI